Proteins encoded in a region of the Spiroplasma endosymbiont of Amphimallon solstitiale genome:
- the rnpA gene encoding ribonuclease P protein component produces MEKKYRLLKNHHFKYLINEGKSISNGQFFIYYMNRVDFETIRVGVSVGKKLVRFAFARNKIKRQVRGMLVDIKKDWPVDIVIMIRKNYLSNTYEENLSSLLHLLMKIPL; encoded by the coding sequence ATGGAAAAAAAATACCGCCTTTTGAAAAATCATCATTTTAAATATTTAATTAATGAAGGAAAAAGTATTTCAAATGGTCAATTTTTTATCTATTATATGAATAGAGTAGATTTTGAGACTATACGAGTAGGTGTATCAGTAGGAAAAAAACTAGTTCGTTTTGCTTTTGCACGTAATAAGATTAAACGTCAAGTACGAGGAATGTTAGTAGATATTAAAAAAGATTGACCAGTAGATATAGTAATTATGATTAGAAAAAATTATTTATCTAATACATATGAAGAAAATCTTAGTTCTTTATTACATCTTTTAATGAAAATCCCATTATAG
- the rpmH gene encoding 50S ribosomal protein L34, with translation MKPTYQPSKRKHQKTHGFFARMKSATGINVIKRRRQRGRKKLTA, from the coding sequence ATGAAACCGACATATCAACCAAGTAAGAGAAAACATCAAAAAACTCATGGTTTTTTTGCAAGAATGAAATCTGCAACAGGGATTAATGTTATTAAAAGAAGACGTCAAAGAGGACGTAAAAAATTAACAGCATAG